The following are encoded in a window of Ensifer adhaerens genomic DNA:
- a CDS encoding Na+/H+ antiporter, with the protein MEPIHLFELVIGMFVAIIALHYVAHRLGLPPSVALLSGGAMLAFMPGLPAIAVDPELVLVIFLPPLLLDGAWTIAVGRLRRHLIGIASLAIGAVFFTAAVVAVVTHLIFPSLPWAACAALGAIVSPPDAVSARAVLQRVQLPRRLQILLEGESLLNDASGLVLFRFAIAAGVTGAFSAGEAVGNFFLLAIGGALVGLAIGTAWVLLARRLGDEYLIIAATALLSWTSYLLGEFLHVSGVIATVTTGLVASWHQHTVLSAATRMRGSAFWTVIVFLMEAAVFILIGLSLRGVVERGGGFETVAATLGWPILMVLFALTVARFFWVFGSDFAIWLGNRLGLKRYTPVGARGATVLSWAGVRGVVTLALALSVPEGFPGRDFILVTSFAVILGTVLIQGTTLGRVIAWARLVEPSSEKAPLTLSQAEAAMAQAQLITIQSRAYDTAGNLIHPQLLDRYQRRAVSIVDYAARTEHYTPILHAHFDVVLEAVATGRRELIRLHRAGEIDDETLHELERDLDLEELSAISAKA; encoded by the coding sequence GTGGAGCCGATACATCTGTTCGAACTGGTGATCGGCATGTTTGTCGCGATCATCGCGCTGCACTACGTCGCGCATCGGCTCGGCCTGCCGCCGTCGGTGGCGCTTCTTAGCGGTGGCGCGATGCTCGCCTTCATGCCGGGGCTGCCGGCCATCGCGGTCGACCCGGAGCTGGTGCTCGTCATCTTCTTGCCGCCGCTGCTCCTCGACGGCGCCTGGACGATCGCGGTCGGCCGCCTGCGCCGTCACCTGATCGGCATCGCCTCGCTTGCGATCGGCGCAGTGTTTTTTACCGCGGCCGTCGTTGCCGTCGTGACGCACCTCATCTTCCCGTCCCTGCCTTGGGCCGCATGCGCCGCACTCGGGGCGATCGTCTCGCCGCCCGACGCCGTCTCGGCACGGGCCGTGCTGCAGCGCGTGCAGTTGCCGCGACGGCTGCAGATCCTGCTCGAAGGCGAAAGCCTGCTCAACGACGCAAGCGGACTGGTATTGTTCCGCTTCGCGATCGCCGCCGGCGTCACCGGGGCATTTAGCGCCGGCGAGGCGGTCGGCAACTTCTTCCTGCTGGCGATCGGCGGTGCCCTTGTCGGCCTCGCCATCGGTACGGCGTGGGTGCTGCTTGCCCGCCGCCTCGGAGATGAGTACCTGATCATCGCCGCGACGGCCCTTTTGTCCTGGACGTCCTACCTGCTCGGCGAGTTCCTGCATGTTTCCGGCGTGATCGCGACAGTTACCACCGGCCTCGTCGCCAGTTGGCACCAGCACACCGTGCTCTCGGCCGCCACCCGTATGCGCGGCTCCGCCTTCTGGACCGTCATCGTCTTCCTGATGGAGGCCGCGGTTTTCATCCTGATCGGCCTGTCGCTTCGCGGCGTGGTCGAGCGCGGCGGCGGGTTCGAGACCGTTGCAGCGACCTTGGGGTGGCCGATCCTCATGGTGCTCTTCGCGCTCACTGTCGCCCGCTTCTTCTGGGTGTTCGGTTCCGACTTCGCAATCTGGCTTGGCAACAGGCTGGGGCTCAAGCGCTACACGCCGGTCGGCGCGCGCGGTGCGACCGTGCTTTCCTGGGCCGGCGTTCGCGGCGTGGTAACGCTCGCCCTTGCGCTGAGCGTGCCCGAAGGCTTCCCCGGCCGGGACTTCATCCTGGTGACCTCCTTTGCCGTGATCCTTGGAACGGTGCTGATCCAGGGAACGACGCTCGGGCGGGTGATCGCCTGGGCGAGGCTCGTCGAGCCTTCGTCTGAAAAGGCGCCCCTCACCCTAAGCCAGGCCGAGGCGGCGATGGCCCAGGCGCAGCTCATCACCATTCAAAGCCGCGCCTATGACACGGCGGGCAATCTCATCCATCCGCAATTGCTGGACCGCTATCAGCGCCGAGCGGTTTCGATCGTCGACTATGCCGCGCGCACGGAGCATTACACGCCGATC